From Camelina sativa cultivar DH55 chromosome 7, Cs, whole genome shotgun sequence, one genomic window encodes:
- the LOC104704923 gene encoding exocyst complex component SEC5A-like — translation MSSDSNDIDEDELLQMALKEQAQRDLTYQKPPSSSARKPVANLVQQPRQQKPAAPPKKSAAAVRKPSMDEDDESEVELLSISSGDDDLERERERGGSGGGAGRGRGSDVREKGRARKEDDGAWDGEEPDCWKRVNEAELARRVRDMRESRTAPVVQKVEGKVAAPGKKVVLTSLQSLPRGMECIDPLKLGIIDNKTLRLITESSGSPSKAEKVDNTLREKLIYFSDHFDPKLFLSRIHQDTSATDFLDIESKLKRIEEDPEGSGTTHLFNCMKSVTSRANLAFEPLFERQAQAEKIRSVQGMLQRFRTLFNLPSIIRSSISKGEYDLAVREYKKAKSIALPSHVNILKRVLEEVEKVMLEFKGTLYKSMEDPKIDFTSLENTVRLLLELEPESDPVWHYLNVQNHRIHGLLEKCTYDHEARVESLRHETHEKAISDAKWQQIQQNGVPYSDTASSLEYNEVQVDLQSVEFPGEEIDTLKGRYIKRLTAVLVHHIPVFWKTAISIFSGKFAKSSQVTDTSANKAEEKVTEARYSTHSLEEVAGMIRKTISVYEAKVNSTFCDFDESCILRPFMSDAINEVSKACQAFEAKESAPHSAVVALRKVQAEITKIYIQRLCSWMRASTEGISKEETWIPVSILERNRSPYAISYLPLTFRSVIVSGMEQINLMILSVKGEAAKSEDMFAQIEEILISVRLAFLNCFLDFAAHLEQIGADLSQSTSRQENWKNGYSDDHQEEPSANAYGSVVDPHRRLLMVLSNIGYCKDELASELYNKFKYIWLQSRGKDEDSSDLQDLVMSFSGLSEKVLEHYTFAKANLIRTAATNYLLDSGIQWGSAPQVKGIRDAAIELLHTLVAVHAEVFAGAKPLLDKILGVLIEGLIDTFLSLVEENRSTDLRSIDANGFCQLMFELEYFETVLNPYFTSDATASLKSLQGTVLEIAIESISEAVETPGHNRRPTRGSEDTVSDDKQSVSADDLLALTKQCSNELLQPELERTRLNTACFAESTPLEPTPTLPKASYSSFRGSMDSPSRNYRGSQSSGSPIHSRPRRR, via the exons ATGTCGAGCGATAGCAACGATATAGACGAAGATGAGCTTCTTCAAATGGCGTTGAAAGAGCAGGCTCAAAGAGATCTCACCTATCAGaaacctccttcttcatctgCTCGCAAGCCTGTTGCCAATTTAGTGCAGCAGCCTCGACAGCAGAAGCCTGCGGCTCCGCCGAAGAAGTCTGCGGCGGCTGTTAGGAAACCTTCTAtggatgaggatgatgagtcGGAGGTGGAATTGCTTAGTATTTCTAGCGGGGATGATGATTTGGAGAGGGAAAGGGAAAGAGGTGGTTCTGGTGGTGGTGCCGGGAGAGGAAGAGGTAGCGATGTTCGCGAGAAGGGAAGAGCTAGGAAAGAGGATGATGGTGCTTGGGATGGAGAGGAGCCTGATTGTTGGAAACGGGTTAATGAAGCTGAG CTTGCCCGTAGGGTTCGTGATATGCGGGAATCAAGAACAGCACCCGTGGTTCAGAAAGTAGAGGGTAAAGTAGCTGCACCTGGCAAAAAAGTGGTTCTGACAAGTTTGCAGTCATTGCCTCGCGGTATGGAATGTATTGATCCACTAAAATTAGG GATAATAGACAATAAGACACTGAGATTAATCACTGAGTCGTCAGGCAGCCCATCAAAAGCTGAGAAAGTGGATAATACTCTTCGGG AAAAATTGATTTACTTCTCTGATCATTTCGATCCGAAGCTGTTTCTTTCTCGCATTCACCAAGATACGAGTGCA ACTGATTTTCTAGATATTGAGTCAAAACTGAAGCGGATTGAAGAAGACCCTGAAGGGTCAGGAACTACTCATTTGTTCAATTGTATGAAAAGTGTGACATCAAGGGCCAATCTTGCATTTGAGCCTCTTTTTGAGAGACAG GCTCAAGCTGAGAAAATCAGGTCTGTACAAGGAATGCTTCAGAGATTCCGGACATTGTTCAATTTGCCCAGTATCATTCGTAGCAGTATTAGCAAGGGTGAATATGATTTGGCTGTTCGAGAATACAAGAAGGCGAAATCTATAGCTCTCCCTTCTCAT GTAAATATACTCAAGCGTGTACTCGAGGAGGTTGAGAAAGTTATGCTGGAATTTAAAGGCACACTATACAAGTCTATGGAAGATCCAAAAATAGACTTTACAAGT CTGGAAAACACTGTGAGGCTTTTGCTAGAGCTGGAACCCGAATCTGATCCTGTGTGGCATTACCTAAATGTTCAG AATCATAGAATCCACGGCTTGCTTGAGAAATGTACATATGATCATGAAGCAAGGGTGGAAAGTTTGCGTCATGAGACTCATGAGAAAGCCATCTCGGATGCGAAGTGGCAACAGATTCAACAAAATGGTGTTCCATAT tCAGATACTGCCTCTTCTCTTGAATATAATGAAGTCCAAGTTGACCTACAATCAGTGGAATTCCCCGGCGAAGAGATTGATACTTTGAAGGGAAGATACATCAAAAGATTGACTGCTGTGCTTGTGCATCATATCCCTGTGTTTTGGAAAACAGCTATATCTATTTTCAGTGGAAAATTTGCCAAG TCCTCCCAAGTTACTGATACTTCAGCCAATAAAGCCGAGGAAAAGGTCACAGAGGCAAGGTATTCAACTCATTCTTTGGAAGAAGTTGCTGGGATGATACGCAAGACTATTTCTGTGTATGAAGCAAAG GTGAACAGCacattttgtgattttgatgaATCATGCATTCTCCGCCCATTTATGAGTGATGCCATCAACGAAGTATCAAAAGCATGCCAAGCTTTTGAAGCCAAAGAGTCAGCGCCTCACAGTGCTG TCGTTGCACTAAGAAAAGTCCAGGCGGAAATCACTAAGATTTATATCCAAAGGCTTTGCTCTTGGATGAGGGCATCCACAGAAGGAATATCAAAAGAGGAGACGTGGATCCCGGTTTCTATTCTTGAAAGGAATAGATCTCCATATGCCATTTCTTACTTGCCTCTTACATTCCGTTCAGTTATTGTCTCTGGCATGGAACAAATCAATCT GATGATCCTCTCTGTCAAAGGTGAAGCTGCTAAGTCAGAAGATATGTTTGCCCAAATTGAGGAAATCCTGATATCTGTTAGACTGGCTTTTTTGAACTGCTTTCTGGATTTTGCTG CGCACTTGGAGCAAATTGGTGCTGATCTTTCTCAAAGCACCTCAAGAcaagaaaattggaaaaatgGATATTCTGACGATCATCAGGAAGAACCATCAGCCAACGCCTACGGAAGTGTTGTTGATCCTCACAGGCGATTATTGATGGTCTTAAGTAATATAGGTTATTGCAAAGATGAACTTGCTTCCGAGCTTTACAACAAGTTCAAATATATCTGGTTGCAGTCTAG GGGCAAAGATGAAGACAGTAGCGATCTTCAAGATCTAGTTATGTCTTTTTCTGGTCTTAGCGAGAAGGTCCTCGAGCATTACACTTTCGCTAAG GCAAATTTGATCAGAACAGCTGCCACAAATTATTTGCTGGACTCTGGTATTCAGTGGGGATCAGCACCTCAAGTGAAA GGCATACGAGATGCGGCTATTGAGCTCTTGCACACTCTTGTAGCTGTCCATGCAGAG GTCTTTGCGGGTGCCAAACCCCTCCTGGACAAGATTCTTGGCGTTCTGATCGAAGGTCTGATTGACACTTTTCTCAGTCTTGTGGAAGAAAACAGATCAACTGACCTAAGATCAATTGATGCAAATGGTTTCTGCCAACTGATGTTTGAG CTTGAATATTTTGAGACAGTACTGAATCCATATTTTACAAGTGATGCAACCGCATCTCTCAAGTCTCTACAAGGAACCGTGTTGGAGATAGCTATAGAGAGCATCAGTGAAGCAGTTGAAACCCCGGGGCATAATCGGAGACCAACTCGTGGCAGCGAAGACACAGTTTCAGATGACAAGCAATCTGTTTCAGCAGACGACCTCCTC GCTCTAACGAAACAGTGTTCAAACGAATTGCTACAACCAGAGTTGGAGAGAACTCGTCTGAACACAGCATGCTTTGCAGAGTCAACCCCATTAGAGCCAACGCCTACGTTACCCAAAGCTTCCTACTCTTCATTCAGAGGATCAATGGATTCTCCAAGCAGAAACTACAGAGGCTCGCAATCATCTGGTTCCCCGATTCATTCCCGACCCAGACGAAGATAA